A single Corticium candelabrum chromosome 12, ooCorCand1.1, whole genome shotgun sequence DNA region contains:
- the LOC134187890 gene encoding lactoperoxidase-like, with amino-acid sequence MRSYTLLLLACCVVNITLAALGPVTCGGSGQGARCVFPFIYKWKTYTSCTTKDWNQPWCATEGGKYELHKKWGNCNCGTVTPVEGSGPKTCGGSANGARCFFPFIYKGVTYKSCTNRDHNQPWCATRSGNYIEHKQWGNCQCGYPPEPPEDEESFLGSLSEVKLFCSNLQLKKVTASSMHKIERKPTKDGIIIAVEGAAIEAQVMKQAEAKNLKTIEDMCDRIDVSKIEQCKKDLSLGTNDECGRVPNVDKFRTIDGKCNNKRFTSWGAHNTPFLRFLPAAYGGTGYNEPVTERAGEELPNARNISRRVHPDVSITDNDHSYILMQWGQFLDHDLTLSMETEDDDVCSENCETTSKLCFNIAVDEDDPQFGKKSKFPRECIPLIRSAPSSDSCRDIIFPREQVNEITSYIDASNVYGSDEALAERLRAKKYGLLKTNFDGQSLPFDFTCDPPVSIEDKDKCNPDPQCMGPVCFCFLAGDRRSSEQTFLTTMHTLWLREHNRIARELKKLNPHWDDERLYQETRKIVGALHQRIVYNEYGPELLGREVFKRLVPQYVAYDEIVNAGILNEFATAAYRMGHSQLRNTLTRLNDNYGLIDEFRFRDAFFQPHRFLFNPDGTVSNDNFENLFRGLLEQNSQFIDRFVSDELTNHLFEPRDINGVQTEAGFDLASLNIQRGRDHGLRPYIDYRTYALTKLKQMDIPIPVPLMSETNKMKIKEVYGSINRCDLWVCGLLETRLEEAFPASQRTGGQLGPTFSVIIAEQLIILRDGDRFFYQNPGIFTSQQLAQIEKVTLSAVICSNSKISTIQPNAFVDANKNNARISCSSVRSKRCMAFTPWKEQGTCKDKLSTGLCAIKKKYGKCNTSSVRNECSLTCQACSYSG; translated from the exons TTACTCCAGTCGAAGGTTCTGGTCCTAAAACATGTGGTGGTTCAGCGAACGGTGCTCGTTGCTTTTTCCCTTTTATATACAAGGGGGTGACATACAAGTCTTGCACCAACAGGGATCATAACCAGCCGTGGTGTGCCACCAGATCA GGCAACTATATAGAACACAAGCAATGGGGAAACTGCCAATGTGGATATCCACCTGAGCCTCCAG AAGATGAAGAATCCTTCCTGGGAAGTCTGAGTGAAGTTAAACTGTTCTGTTCCAATCTGCAGTTAAAAAAAGTCACGGCCTCTTCTATGCACAAAATAGAAAGAAAACCTACAAAAGATGGGATTATAATTGCAGTGGAGGGAGCGGCAATTGAAGCTCAAGTGATGAAGCAGGCTGAAGCTAAAAATCTCAAAACAATAGAAGATATGTGTGACAGAATCGACGTGTCAAAAATTGAACAATGCAAGAAGGATTTGTCGTTAGGTACCAATGATGAATGTGGTCGAGTTCCCAACGTTGACAAGTTCCGTACTATTGACGGAAAGTGCAATAACAAGAGGTTTACGTCTTGGggtgcacacaacacaccattTCTTCGTTTTCTACCAGCAGCTTATGGAGGAACAGGATATAATGAACCGGTGACGGAACGCGCCGGGGAAGAACTGCCTAACGCCAGAAACATCAGTCGTAGAGTCCATCCTGATGTGTCAATCACAGACAACGATCATAGTTACATACTGATGCAATGGGGTCAATTCCTTGATCATGACCTTACTTTGTCTATGGAGACCGAAGATGACGACGTCTGCAGCGAAAACTGCGAAACCACTAGCAAATTATGCTTCAATATTGCAGTCGATGAAGATGATCCACAGTTTGGCAAGAAATCAAAGTTTCCAAGAGAATGCATTCCACTGATTCGCTCGGCACCATCGTCAGATAGCTGTCGCGATATTATCTTTCCTCGTGAGCAAGTCAACGAGATCACATCTTACATTGATGCATCCAATGTCTACGGCTCCGATGAAGCACTCGCCGAACGGCTACGAGCAAAAAAATATGGCCTCCTAAAGACCAACTTCGACGGACAAAGTTTGCCTTTTGACTTTACGTGCGACCCCCCTGTTTCGATTGAGGACAAGGACAAATGCAATCCCGATCCGCAATGCATGGGACCGgtctgtttctgctttctggcCGGTGATCGACGATCCTCGGAACAAACTTTCTTGACGACGATGCACACTTTGTGGCTACGTGAACACAATCGTATCGCGCGCGAGCTAAAGAAACTAAACCCCCACTGGGATGATGAGAGACTCTATCAGGAAACACGAAAAATTGTCGGAGCTCTCCATCAAAGGATCGTCTACAACGAGTACGGTCCCGAACTGCTCGGTCGTGAAGTCTTCAAACGACTCGTTCCGCAGTATGTCGCATACGACGAAATCGTCAACGCGGGTATTCTCAACGAATTTGCGACCGCCGCCTATCGCATGGGTCACAGCCAACTGCGTAACACCCTAACTCGTCTCAACGACAACTACGGCCTAATTGACGAGTTTAGATTTCGCGACGCATTTTTCCAACCTCATCGTTTCCTCTTCAATCCTGACGGCACGGTTAGCAACGACAACTTTGAGAACTTGTTTCGCGGTCTTCTCGAGCAAAATTCCCAATTCATCGATCGCTTTGTGTCCGACGAACTTACTAATCACTTGTTTGAACCGCGCGACATCAACGGTGTTCAAACAGAAGCGGGATTTGATTTGGCGTCACTAAACATTCAACGTGGACGTGACCACGGATTGCGTCCATACATCGATTATCGTACCTATGCTCTTACCAAGCTCAAGCAAATGGATATTCCCATACCCGTGCCACTCATGTcagaaacaaataaaatgaAAATTAAGGAGGTGTATGGATCAATCAATCGGTGTGACTTGTGGGTATGCGGCTTGCTGGAGACGCGACTTGAGGAAGCATTCCCTGCCAGCCAACGCACTGGTGGGCAGCTTGGTCCTACGTTCTCGGTTATTATCGCAGAACAACTAATTATTCTGAGAGACGGAGATCGATTCTTTTATCAAAATCCGGGCATTTTTACTTCCCAACAGCTTGCGCAAATAGAAAAGGTGACTTTGTCTGCCGTAATTTGTAGTAATTCAAAGATCTCAACCATCCAGCCTAATGCTTTCGTCGATGCCAACAAGAACAACGCTCGTATCTCGTGTTCATCTGTGAGGAGTAAGCGTTGTATGGCGTTCACCCCATGGAAAG AGCAAGGCACGTGCAAAGACAAGTTGTCGACCGGTTTATGTGCTATCAAGAAGAAGTACGGAAAATGCAACACGTCGAGTGTGCGCAATGAATGTAGCCTCACATGTCAAGCTTGCAGCTACAGCGGTTGA
- the LOC134187602 gene encoding uncharacterized protein LOC134187602 produces the protein MSFATAHMVENTASPRDAARLRSLGGKGAGSWLNTIPESAKFALSPYEFRLACLLRLGLSLPAVRWIEQCDCGTALDEMGYHLLTCKKGGGPVWSHDSIVSEWDDCLRQLQIHHKKEPRDRYNDSNNRPDIAVFDVGSGANVELDVALSHPWASDIVSQAAEKDGAAAARREDRKTKKYSELKLAGMSSMRFVPLVMEHFGRWGEEATKYLQELSRRSRDDAELHLVLGLAHPLDFYFFLSIYNSTVSITTDGRKGLETMFPNVGLVVGPFDVQ, from the exons ATGTCTTTTGCTACTGCCCACATGGTAGAAAACACTGCTTCGCCCAGAGATGCGGCTCGCCTTCGCTCTCTAGGTGGAAAAGGTGCTGGCTCCTGGCTTAACACGATTCCAGAATCAGCAAAATTCGCACTCTCACCTTACGAATTCCGTTTGGCGTGTTTGCTGAGATTGGGTCTATCTTTGCCGGCTGTCAGATGGATTGAGCAGTGTGATTGTGGAACTGCATTAGACGAAATGGGATACCACTTGCTGACTTGTAAGAAGGGTGGTGGGCCTGTTTGGTCACACGATTCGATAGTAAGTGAATGGGATGACTGTTTGCGGCAGCTGCAGATTCACCACAAAAAGGAACCGAGGGACAGATACAATGATAGCaacaacagaccggacatcgctgtctttgatgttggctCTGGTGCCAATGTGGAACTAGATGTAGCCCTTTCACATCCATGGGCATCGGACATTGTGAGTCAGGCTGCTGAGAAAGACggggcagcagcagcaagaagagaggacaggaagacaaaaaaATACAGTGAGCTAAAGCTCGCTGGAATGTCTTCAATGAGATTTGTTCCCCTCgtcatggaacactttggtcgcTGGGGTGAAGAAGCCACAAAGTATCTACAGGAACTATCTCGCCGATCACGTGATGATGCTG AATTGCATCTGGTGCTGGGGCTGGCTCATCCGcttgatttctattttttcCTGTCAATATACAATTCAACCGTGTCCATTACAACTGACGGCAGGAAAGGCTTGGAGACCATGTTTCCAAATGTAGGCTTGGTAGTTGGTCCGTTTGACGTGCAGTGA
- the LOC134188067 gene encoding uncharacterized protein LOC134188067: MPSNRSPFKYEADDGATETLSSAWFFVDPVSDASSPLGMSFVACALWYAVEVELVACEDFQFTYGGSVNMDPSRAEVIHESDYEMLYVPFTTPYSKPPVCMFTNNFISFLTVITPSIAGVSLTRYEHSIPVPWIGTGPFPNQFSQQLAIFCIGVIPSQNSLKMPDQFSDVSSYIGLPSFWTVFNADFDDNLAMGASLMVCTWNATDHALVGCDNSEQSYGGVANMDIRNAELEDLGTVLTVSFIKSYAKVPHCFLSLNQLKDYTTMLKVYSNVTRDSVSFRRYVDEIVIQWNGTEHVIHSRFTLLCIGAMAWGA; encoded by the coding sequence ATGCCTTCTAATCGATCACCATTTAAATACGAGGCGGACGATGGCGCAACGGAGACGCTTTCATCCGCCTGGTTCTTTGTGGATCCGGTTTCAGACGCCTCCTCACCTTTGGGTATGAGTTTCGTGGCTTGTGCGCTGTGGTACGCCGTAGAGGTTGAGCTGGTTGCATGCGAAGATTTTCAATTTACGTACGGAGGATCGGTGAATATGGATCCATCTCGTGCAGAGGTGATCCATGAAAGCGATTATGAAATGCTATACGTACCGTTTACCACTCCATACTCAAAACCtcctgtttgcatgtttacaaaTAATTTCATCAGTTTCCTAACTGTTATTACACCATCCATAGCTGGAGTATCTCTAACAAGATATGAGCATTCTATACCCGTTCCGTGGATTGGAACAGGACCATTTCCAAACCAATTTAGTCAACAATTGGCAATATTTTGCATCGGAGTAATCCCCTCTCAAAACTCTTTGAAAATGCCAGATCAATTTTCCGATGTTTCGTCATACATTGGTCTTCCATCGTTTTGGACGGTATTCAATGCGGACTTCGACGACAATCTAGCCATGGGTGCGTCTCTGATGGTGTGCACGTGGAACGCGACAGATCACGCGTTGGTCGGATGCGACAACTCGGAGCAGAGTTACGGGGGAGTGGCCAACATGGACATACGGAATGCAGAGCTGGAAGACTTAGGAACGGTTCTTACAGTGTCCTTTATCAAGAGCTACGCTAAAGTGCCTCACTGCTTTCTGTCACTTAACCAACTGAAAGACTACACGACGATGTTGAAGGTGTACAGCAATGTGACAAGAGATTCGGTTTCTTTCCGTCGTTATGTTGACGAAATAGTCATTCAGTGGAACGGAACCGAGCACGTTATCCATTCCAGGTTTACCTTGCTGTGTATTGGCGCAATGGCATGGGGTGCTTGA
- the LOC134187603 gene encoding peroxidasin homolog, which produces MDMHSKERQPTPEGILLGNHGRRIESRVLEIAKTRNLKSLIAICDGIDVSEIEECQKELPSGPNVNCDKIDNVDKYRTINGTCNNKMFTSWGAHDQPFNRFLPSAYGGTGFNEPVTKRNGKRLPSARNISLELHPDKAVADNDHSYLLMQWGQFLDHDFTLAMETEDDRTCRNDCFTSDERCFNILIDSDDPQFGTACKFPRKCIPLIRSAPSPDICRHVVFPREQVNEITAYIDASNVYGSVKSVAERLRSGVDGMLKTNFDGKSLPFDFECNPDKHECNVNPPCMGPVCFCFLAGDRRSTEQTFLTTMHTLWVREHNRIARILKAINSHWSDEVLYQETRKIIGALHQRIVYSEYAPELLGHFVFDRLVPKYRGYDETVNAGIINEFATAAYRMGHSQLRNTLNRLNDNYQLIDSFRFRDAFFQPHRYLLNPDGSVSKNNFDNLLRSLLEQNSQFIDRFVSDELTNHLFEPRTSDGTQTGPGLDLASLNIQRGRDHGLRPYIDYRTYALTKLKQMDIPIPQLIMSVENKIKIALVYGSIAQCDLWVCGLLETRLEVAFPVSQRTGGQLGPTFSVIVAEQLIRSRDGDRFFYQNPGIFISQQLNQIDKVTLSAVICANSQISNIQPKAFLDSNRNNPRISCSDVKRKHGMSFIAWKGRFILTSAFIYIADVVACNAFCVVNTCIDKWSPFICKFKKTTGRCKFTIWRILCRKTCDACV; this is translated from the coding sequence ATGGACATGCACAGTAAAGAAAGACAACCTACACCAGAAGGCATCCTATTAGGAAATCATGGAAGAAGGATTGAGAGCCGAGTGCTTGAGATTGCAAAGACTAGAAATCTCAAATCACTAATAGCAATCTGTGACGGAATCGATGTTTCTGAAATCGAGGAATGCCAGAAAGAATTGCCATCCGGACCCAATGTCAACTGTGATAAGATTGATAACGTCGACAAGTACCGTACCATTAACGGCACgtgcaacaacaaaatgttTACGTCATGGGGTGCACACGACCAACCGTTCAATCGTTTTCTGCCTTCAGCCTATGGCGGAACGGGATTTAATGAACCTGTTACAAAACGCAATGGAAAACGTCTGCCTAGTGCTAGAAACATTAGCCTAGAGCTCCATCCGGACAAAGCAGTTGCTGATAATGATCACAGCTACTTACTAATGCAATGGGGTCAGTTTCTGGATCATGATTTCACTCTTGCCATGGAAACCGAAGACGACAGGACGTGCAGGAACGACTGCTTCACGAGTGACGAGAGATGCTTCAATATTCTGATCGATAGCGATGATCCACAGTTCGGTACCGCGTGCAAGTTTCCAAGAAAATGCATTCCGTTGATCCGATCGGCGCCATCACCGGACATCTGTCGCCACGTTGTCTTTCCTCGTGAACAAGTAAACGAGATCACGGCGTATATCGACGCATCCAATGTCTACGGATCCGTGAAGAGTGTCGCTGAACGACTAAGATCAGGCGTCGACGGAATGCTAAAGACTAACTTCGACGGAAAGAGTTTACCGTTTGATTTTGAATGTAACCCAGACAAGCACGAATGCAATGTTAACCCACCCTGTATGGGACCGgtctgtttctgctttctggcGGGAGATCGACGTTCTACCGAGCAGACCTTCTTGACGACAATGCACACTCTGTGGGTACGCGAACACAATCGTATCGCACGGATCTTGAAGGCAATAAACTCACACTGGAGTGACGAGGTTCTTTATCAAGAGACGAGGAAAATTATCGGAGCTCTTCATCAGAGGATCGTCTACAGCGAATACGCTCCTGAGCTGCTCGGTCACTTTGTGTTCGATCGACTTGTTCCAAAGTATCGCGGATACGACGAGACCGTTAACGCGGGCATTATCAACGAATTTGCGACGGCGGCGTATCGCATGGGTCACAGCCAACTGCGGAATACTCTGAATCGCCTCAACGACAACTATCAGTTGATCGACTCGTTTAGATTTCGTGACGCATTCTTCCAACCTCATCGTTACCTCCTAAATCCCGACGGCTCAGTGAGCAagaacaactttgacaacttgcTTCGTAGTCTTCTCGAGCAAAACTCTCAATTTATCGATCGCTTCGTGTCCGACGAGCTTACCAATCACTTGTTTGAGCCACGCACAAGTGACGGTACTCAGACAGGACCCGGATTAGATCTGGCGTCGCTTAACATTCAACGAGGACGTGACCACGGATTGCGCCCATACATCGATTATCGTACCTATGCTCTTACCAAGCTCAAACAAATGGATATCCCTATACCTCAACTAATCATGTCAGTAGAAAACAAGATTAAAATCGCTCTTGTTTACGGATCAATTGCCCAGTGTGACCTGTGGGTATGCGGCTTGCTGGAGACGCGACTCGAGGTAGCATTCCCGGTTAGCCAACGAACTGGTGGACAGCTTGGTCCAACTTTCTCCGTCATAGTTGCAGAGCAGCTAATTCGTTCAAGAGATGGGGACAGGTTCTTTTATCAAAATCCGGGAATTTTTATATCTCAGCAGCTTAACCAAATCGATAAAGTGACTCTGTCTGCCGTAATTTGTGCCAATTCGCAAATATCGAACATTCAACCTAAAGCATTCCTCGATTCGAATAGGAATAACCCTCGGATTTCGTGCTCGGATGTAAAGAGGAAACATGGCATGAGCTTCATCGCATGGAAAGGTCGGTTCATACTTACAAGTGCATTTATTTACATTGCAGATGTTGTAGCTTGTAATGCTTTCTGTGTAGTAAACACATGCATTGACAAGTGGTCTCCATTTATATGCAAATTCAAGAAGACTACCGGACGTTGCAAGTTTACTATTTGGCGCATCCTTTGTCGCAAAACATGTGACGCATGTGTCTAA